The window atttgtattgttttcaaaGAAGAGGGAACCACACCTTAGTTATTGTGTAGATGTGTGAACGGTGCCCAGTTGAGTTTTCTCCAGTGTGAGTGTTACTCCCCAAATCACATCACTATGCTCATTGTGTCATTACAATGAGATTCCAAGTCTTATTGTGTGTGTCCTTAAGGTCTAACAGACGTGTCTTGGTGTGTTATTGCCACCTGTGAATCAGTCAAAACATGGGAAACCATTGACTATATATTGTGTCCCATGTTTGTGCACGCTTGCAACACGGGCACCTGGAGGAAAACACATCACAGTGTTACTATAGGTAAAAGACTCCACGGAGAACCTTGAAGTCCTGAGAACAGTTTGTCAATGACGTCTGACAGCTCTGGCAGTGATCACGTAGTGCTGATGACTACAGACTATTCCTCTAATTTATTTCTGATGACTTCAATCTTCATCATTAAAAGTATAAATACTGCTACATTATCTGAATCAGACAACGTAATTCCCTGCTCTAAGTACAAGTACTTATGTACTATGTAAAGTGCTAAAGAATTTGTTTGACATTTCGAAAATGGCAAACCTGcgttatctttttatttaccttcAGTCGGTCTTATACTGTCATTCCTAACAAGTCTGCATGATAGGAGCAGATTTCCTAAATGTAACAAAtgcattgttgtctttttactCAGCCTGGCAGTGTGTTCTCCGAGACATCAGATCAACACAAAATAGTGAACGTAATGACCGTGGACCACAGGAGTATGTGGAGAAGAACCCAAACCCTAACCTACATTGTAAGTAACCCTGTAGCTTACTAAGTGGATTTTATTTAGTATGTCACACTAAAGGATACAATTCATCAAGCACAGGCCAGTTAACAACTTGTTTCTGTCTGCTCTTGCAGCTTTCACACCAGTGGACCTAAGCGACCTCAAGAAACGCAACACACAGGACTCCAAGAAGTCCTAGTCTTTCTCATGATGGTCCAGTCACTTCTTTCCACCCATTATCCTCGAGAACTGTTCCTCCATCAGCCAGAAAGTCAGCCCTGTTGGCCAGTCTAGCACAGAATGCCAATCTCATTTCTCAACTCTGGACCATAGCAATGCCTGTCTCTTTCTTTACCTGCTACAACTGACAATGAAGAAAAGAACCAGGATCCCAGGGAGCACAAATCCTCTCGTCTCTTGGTTCATGTTTTTTCAAGTCACAAAATGTTCATAAATACATTCTTTATGTGGATGGGACTGATGCAGACGTTCATCAACATTTGCTGACATCTGATGCTGAGGTACAAACTGTCAACACTCCACAGGACACAAAAGACTACAGTCTTAAATATAAACCTTTTCTTTACTACTGCTACTTATATGACTTAGGAGGACAATGTGAAAGGgctgacttctttttttcttttgttttctttttttttggaacatAGTATGATCAGTAAATTGTAGATGTAATTGAATTAGGTATACACTTTGGGAAAGTTTTGGAAGCCAAATGCAATGTAGAAGGCCAacgtttttattatatatttccttGCCCTCAAATGGACTTTACTAAGTAGAGACCTCCCCGAGTATGCTGCCCTTGGTTAACCCCTCTAAGCCTTGAaacaaaatgttgaataaaagacTTTTACAGTACTTCTGCTTGTATTGATCTTACATAAATATTAACCATGGAAAAGTGAAACTTATTTGTTAAAGCCAGATAATTAGGATAATTGATTATGCTATATCATGGTTATATTGAATTGCTGccaatgattattttttattatcaaatatGTTTATTCATTGATTCATAATTTTATCCATAACTTATCAgacaataaactatttatttgaaCTATTGTTTATGTtaaatgtgcttgttttgtctgacaggTATTTAGCACAAAGCTATGGAAGGTTAAGAAACCCtccaaatattcacatttaagatttttgctttgaaaaaatacttaatgaaacaattaatgaacaaaatagttgcagattgATTTTCTGCCAATCGGGAgacatcacaatcatcatccaGTCAAACGCATGGATGGCCAAACGCGTATTACGTGATGACGTTGCCTTTACGTGCATTACGTAACGAACCAGCTTGTCTATAAACAGCCGACACTgcttgtattgtgtattgtcgTCGGAGCACAGAGTTGTGAAGGGACAAGCAGCAGAACCAGGCTagggtgtattttttttaaattttgttgaCCAGTTTAGCATTATCGGTGAAACATAATGGCGGATAAAATGGATATGTCACTAGACGACATTATCAAGCAGAACAGGcagcagagaggtggaggacgGGGCGGAAGAGGCCGAGGCCGCGGAGTCTCCGGCGGCGGACGAGGAGGCCCCGGGCGTCTTGGAGTCAGCGGCGGTGGATTCGGAGGCCGAGGCGGCGGATCCGGCCCCATGAGAGGCCGGCAGAACCTGAGCCGCGCTAGAGGCAGACCAACGCCTTACAGCAGGGTATGAGAAAATTTGAGGAATTGgcagaaaaaggagaaaaccaACGGCAAAACGTCCTTCTATTCTCAAGTAGGCCTGCTAGCTAACCCTCGAGCCAGCTCGCTAGTCACACGAACATAATGTTCGCTGTAACCGCCGAGTTTCCCTCGGGGATGCTCTATGGGTTGCTGTTAAGCATTAATGGAAGTTTTATACGTAGTATGTCTTCTCCCACCACCCGTATgtgttgcaccttttttttcaagAGGAGGGAGTCCCCTTTGGAAGAGCGAGCGTGTTCGCCATATTGGCTCGCTAGCTAAAGCTGGATCGGGAAGGCCTCGACGGCGCCATTTCGAATCCGGCACCTTTTAATTTAATCTAGTCGTCCAGGGTCTGTAACCACTTTCCACCCCA of the Cyclopterus lumpus isolate fCycLum1 chromosome 8, fCycLum1.pri, whole genome shotgun sequence genome contains:
- the mcrip1 gene encoding mapk-regulated corepressor-interacting protein 1 isoform X2, whose amino-acid sequence is MVNSYKRTSSPRSPTNSGELFTPAHEENVRFIHDTWQCVLRDIRSTQNSERNDRGPQEYVEKNPNPNLHSFTPVDLSDLKKRNTQDSKKS
- the mcrip1 gene encoding mapk-regulated corepressor-interacting protein 1 isoform X1, yielding MTSSSAPRMVNSYKRTSSPRSPTNSGELFTPAHEENVRFIHDTWQCVLRDIRSTQNSERNDRGPQEYVEKNPNPNLHSFTPVDLSDLKKRNTQDSKKS